One Siniperca chuatsi isolate FFG_IHB_CAS linkage group LG1, ASM2008510v1, whole genome shotgun sequence genomic window, GCCCAGACGAACAGCGGCCAGGTCATAGAGAGGaggtcatcatcatcaaaaggCGGGGCCACGCCCAGGCCGCCGCTCCGCCGTCCCCTCAGCCTGGAGATGACGCCTCAGCGCCTACGAGGGTCTCGGGAGCAGATGGCGGACAGGCGGATCGTGCAGCCTCCTTGGCGCAGCGGTTCGGCTGCCCCCTCGCCCCCGGCTCGCAGCCTGACCAGCCCCAGCCTGGGTGCAAGCGGCTGGATGCGCCGCAGCGAGAGCACCTGCTCGGTCAATTACTCCCTGGGGCTCCGGGCTGTCAAGGGGCAAATGCGACCTGCCACCTCCCTGCCACATATAGCGAAGGGCGTGGGGGGCACGACGCTGCCTACACCCTCCAGGCCCTGTCTGCTTGTCGCCCTCAGGCCTCTTAACTTGGAGCAGGAGAAGCAGACTTTCTTCCAGTCCGACTACAAGTACAATCCTCAGTTTGAGTACGCACAGCCGGAGCCGAGGAGTGTGCTAGAGAAGTACAGAGAGGGCTCAGGACTGTTCCTGGAAcaggtacagtatgtcaaaCATCTGAGAATGTCACCTGCGAGCTCacgtgatgatgatgatgatgatgatgatgacttttCTGTTTAACTGCAGGCGGTTGGGATCATGGAGTGTGTCCTGAGGAAGTTTAGCTCTTATGAGAACTTTGAGGAGGTGACGGGTGGCAGCGTCCTCCCTAAAAGTCAAGTCTGGGCTGCTGTACGCAAATATCTGCAGAAAGAAGGCTGTGTGGGAGAGGTGAGTGCACAAACAGAGGCAAATCACCACAGGCCTTTcaccacagcagacattttgacttacaCAGTaggaaaaagcacaggtgttgctAATAAGATTAACGATGGCTCAGTGCTATTCAAGTGTTTCAGTAagacgtgacagtgagccagcacaAACAATaccaagaccctgaaactgaagcagctaaatggaattcagccatcattcacgttattatttaaaaactattttacatggtgaaGTGCTGAGGAAGAATTTagcagtctcacagcctgagggaagaagttCCTCTGTAGTCTGACACCTCATACTTCTCtttccagatggcagcagggtgaaaaGGTTGTGCTGGGGTGGATACTTGTTAAGGATTAAGCCACTGATTTACAAcctttttgtcttgtgaaaTATTATTTAGTGTCTGGTTGAGGCTCCTTCTCGTGTTTCAGTTGTCTATgggttgttagcagttccaccaaagagacatttcacctttaaacttaatttaaataactgtcaAAGGCTCTGGTGACCCTTGAGAGGGGCCCGGCCCCtaggctgggaaccactggactaaactaggtaactgtatataaagtagttcaaactagctaactataaataaagtagttaaatctagctaactgtatataaagtagttaaaactagctaacttaaTATAACgtggttaaaactagctaactgtatataaagtggttaaaactagctaactgtgtataaagtggttaaaactagctaactgtgtataaagtggttaaaactagctaacagtatataaagcagttaaaactagctaactgtatataaagtagttaaaactatcTTACTtaaaataaagtagttaaaactagctaacttaaTATAACgtggttaaaactagctaactgtatataaagtggttaaaactagctaactgtgtataaagtggttaaaactagctaacagtatataaagcagttaaaactagctaacagtatataaagcagttaaaactagctaactgtatataaaagtagttaaaactagctaactgtatataaagtagttaaaactatcTTACTtaaaataaagtagttaaaactagctaactgtatataaagtagttaaaactagctccacctcgagctgctacaacagtaaaatgctaacattgatgcatcagtattaataaacTCATAATGTCGGACAGAAtcagatatcagtcacaggggacattttacttttactgttgatactttgagtacatgttgctgataatacttgtaatggaatatttttatcttgttgtattggtacttctgcttaagtaaaggatctgagtacttcttccaccactgtttgtTGCAGATGTCACAATACCACACTAATGTAAAAAACACAGCGTTTCTCTAACGAACATGACAGACAAATAGAGTGAACATAAGTTTTTCACTGCTCCTTCCACCATGTCGTCCCTGTTGctgatgtgtatttgtgtaggtttatatgtacatatgtatgtatatactgtgtatacatGCAGTTATACTGCTtaaggtaaatggactgcatttatgtATATGGCACGTTTCTACTTTACCggacaaagcgctttacaatgtTGCCTCTCGTGAGTGAGTGAGTCACACACCGATGGCGACAGAGCTGCCATGCAAGGCGCTGGCCTGCCCATCAGGGGCAACttgggttcagtgtcttgctcacgGACACTTCAACTCATGGACAGGAGGAgcccgggatcgaaccgccagccttgtgattttgttttactCGGCACCTTATTTGCACCTTGTCgttaatgatttattaacactgtgctttatacttttttttttttttttttttaattacctgGTCCTGTGAGGACGACATCTCATTCTGCCGTATGCGTATTTTTATATGGATGGTTGGAATGACAATgaaataaacttgaacttgaacgGCAGCTAAACTCAAATGTCAGGTGACACAGCAacagtcctgtgtttgtgtgtctccaggTTGTGGTGCGTCTGTCTGACGAGCTGCTGTCTCAGGCCGTGATGGTGGTGGAAAGCTGTCGTCCCACTCTGACCATCAACCTGGCCGGGGCTCGACAGCACTGGCTGGAGGGGATGCTGAGACACGAGATCGGTACGCTGCAGCTCACACAGTCGATCAGATATTAAATTCATCATCCAACACAGTAGTGTTGTCACG contains:
- the LOC122874395 gene encoding uncharacterized protein KIAA0895-like: MVLDSGEVFMDQVEGESVGSSRDLLEPEVRADPPKTTVTPRTPAKRSNVAKKEKVSHNGLPAQTNSGQVIERRSSSSKGGATPRPPLRRPLSLEMTPQRLRGSREQMADRRIVQPPWRSGSAAPSPPARSLTSPSLGASGWMRRSESTCSVNYSLGLRAVKGQMRPATSLPHIAKGVGGTTLPTPSRPCLLVALRPLNLEQEKQTFFQSDYKYNPQFEYAQPEPRSVLEKYREGSGLFLEQAVGIMECVLRKFSSYENFEEVTGGSVLPKSQVWAAVRKYLQKEGCVGEVVVRLSDELLSQAVMVVESCRPTLTINLAGARQHWLEGMLRHEIGTHYLRGVNNNLQPWGTSESRKQFGLKPANPTEEGLASLHSVLLRKQPYLWRAALLYYTVYHASSMSFSQLFSHIARFVQDPDVRWEYCLRAKRGQTDTSQPGCFSKDQVYLDGILRILRHRRTIDFKMLTSLGKVSYEDVERLRHLAVLPRTRIPHFMRDQERYLQHLDHIVAVNEVDDSALQHLLP